One Streptomyces coeruleorubidus DNA segment encodes these proteins:
- a CDS encoding glycosyl hydrolase 53 family protein: protein MSSKRPARVIAGMTTLVTMVSATSLMVPTPAHATFGNADIKPIESNIAAKPWASARAGNGSSNAGLAIDGDPTTSWQPGRAGAPQWLTVDLGGTYDNLRKVKVMFPDRGVAYRYVVEASSDGRRWKTITDRSHNRAVSRGEVHLFTRPATRFVRLTFTGGPGRARAGVSELQVFNYLRDDLTLGADLSWMDDVQDQQYWVDPLAEDRGAGPHLLDVAKDRGMQHTRLRIFNEPRSESTGQPTPIPRQGPERSLVSAKWIKQRGMGLGIDFHYADSWADPSKQPKPRAWAELEFADLSKAVYDFTADYLDRLIQQGTTPKKVAVGNEIINGFMYGSEAAHIGTTNPPYFVDQADIYQSKPGGGLLWKYWRSTDPVEQKLYDQSWDRFTTLAAAGIKAVRDASPTSEVEIHVIVDKDKLAKTMEFWHQFLTRVKAKGQNPDVLAISYYPEWHGTPEALDLNLNAMATTYPGYEIDIAETAYPASGGDGSPLPNSPFPRTIQGQADAVRRVFQAANDVVDNRGSGVLVWEPAGYQPMFRAVPGLANTWEPHASINVFNASRAKHILQDTIYTSTMVGAAPKLPSSIRMLTTANSTITGVPVRWQPLPPGATDKPGEVTVTGMTDKGPVTAVIDVVPRRGEHASTTS from the coding sequence ATGAGCAGCAAGCGTCCGGCCCGCGTCATCGCAGGCATGACGACGTTGGTCACCATGGTGTCCGCGACTTCACTCATGGTGCCCACGCCGGCCCATGCGACCTTCGGAAACGCGGACATCAAGCCGATCGAAAGCAATATCGCTGCCAAGCCCTGGGCCTCGGCGAGAGCCGGCAACGGCTCGTCGAACGCCGGGCTGGCCATCGACGGCGACCCGACGACGTCCTGGCAACCCGGTCGTGCCGGCGCCCCGCAGTGGCTCACCGTCGACCTCGGTGGAACCTACGACAACCTGCGTAAGGTCAAGGTGATGTTCCCGGACCGTGGCGTGGCCTACCGGTACGTCGTCGAGGCTTCATCCGACGGTCGCCGGTGGAAGACCATCACCGACAGGTCCCACAACCGAGCCGTGTCGCGTGGGGAAGTGCACCTGTTCACCCGGCCGGCAACGCGCTTCGTCCGGCTGACGTTCACTGGTGGGCCGGGCCGTGCCCGGGCTGGTGTCAGCGAGCTCCAGGTCTTCAACTACCTGCGCGACGACCTCACCCTCGGCGCCGATCTGTCCTGGATGGACGACGTCCAAGACCAGCAGTACTGGGTCGACCCCCTGGCCGAAGACCGCGGCGCCGGGCCACACCTGCTCGACGTGGCCAAGGATCGTGGCATGCAGCACACCCGGCTGCGGATATTCAACGAGCCGCGCAGCGAGAGCACCGGTCAACCGACGCCGATACCGCGCCAGGGCCCGGAGCGCTCACTGGTCTCAGCGAAGTGGATCAAGCAGCGGGGCATGGGCCTGGGTATCGACTTCCACTACGCGGACTCATGGGCGGACCCGAGCAAGCAACCCAAACCACGTGCCTGGGCCGAGCTGGAGTTCGCGGACCTGTCCAAGGCCGTGTACGACTTCACCGCCGACTATCTGGACCGATTGATACAGCAGGGCACCACGCCGAAGAAGGTCGCCGTCGGTAACGAGATCATCAATGGGTTCATGTACGGCAGCGAGGCGGCCCACATCGGCACGACGAATCCGCCGTATTTCGTCGACCAGGCCGATATCTACCAGTCGAAGCCCGGCGGTGGCCTGCTGTGGAAGTACTGGCGGTCGACCGACCCTGTGGAGCAGAAGCTCTACGACCAGTCGTGGGACCGGTTCACCACCCTGGCCGCGGCCGGGATCAAGGCCGTCCGCGACGCGTCACCGACATCCGAGGTCGAGATACACGTGATCGTCGACAAGGACAAGCTCGCCAAAACCATGGAGTTCTGGCACCAGTTCCTCACCCGGGTGAAGGCAAAGGGTCAGAACCCTGATGTGCTGGCCATCTCGTACTACCCGGAGTGGCACGGTACGCCCGAGGCGCTGGATCTCAACCTGAACGCCATGGCCACCACCTATCCCGGCTACGAAATCGACATCGCCGAAACCGCCTACCCCGCCTCGGGCGGCGACGGCTCGCCGTTGCCCAACTCACCCTTCCCGCGAACGATTCAGGGGCAGGCGGACGCTGTCCGGAGGGTATTCCAGGCCGCCAACGACGTGGTCGACAACCGAGGTTCAGGTGTGCTGGTGTGGGAGCCGGCCGGCTACCAGCCGATGTTCCGGGCCGTGCCCGGACTGGCGAACACGTGGGAGCCACACGCGTCCATCAACGTCTTCAACGCCAGCCGCGCCAAGCACATCCTCCAGGACACCATCTACACGTCCACCATGGTGGGTGCCGCCCCGAAGCTGCCCTCCTCCATCCGCATGCTCACCACCGCCAACAGCACGATCACCGGTGTCCCCGTCCGCTGGCAGCCGTTGCCACCTGGCGCGACCGACAAGCCGGGTGAGGTGACGGTCACCGGGATGACCGACAAAGGACCGGTCACGGCGGTCATCGACGTCGTTCCCAGGCGCGGCGAACACGCCTCCACCACCTCATGA
- a CDS encoding Gfo/Idh/MocA family protein has translation MRGCGARSPPLSVAEYDAVSAHEREGGPYASYVFQHRFGSAARALREHIRTGSLGAPLVGVCHTLWYRDDAYFDVPWRGKWETEGGGPTMGHGIHQMDLMLSLMGEWTEVRAAVGTLARDVETEDVSMAMVRFANGAMVSMVNSLLSPRETSYLRFDFPEATVELSHLYGYDNSHWTWTPAPHRADATAAELGAPLDDEASSHAAQLRVLLGSLRAGERPETSGDDGRRALAFIAALYESATTGRAVTPDMITTANPYYHSMNGLLAAAQDNDAKEKTGV, from the coding sequence GTGCGTGGGTGTGGTGCGAGAAGCCCCCCCCTTTCGGTCGCCGAGTACGACGCCGTCAGCGCCCACGAACGCGAGGGCGGCCCGTACGCCTCCTACGTCTTCCAGCATCGGTTCGGGTCAGCCGCCCGGGCTCTGCGGGAGCACATCCGCACCGGCAGCCTCGGCGCTCCCCTGGTCGGTGTCTGCCACACCCTGTGGTACCGGGACGACGCCTACTTCGACGTCCCGTGGCGCGGCAAGTGGGAGACCGAGGGCGGCGGTCCCACCATGGGCCACGGCATCCACCAGATGGACCTCATGCTGTCCTTGATGGGGGAATGGACCGAGGTCCGCGCCGCCGTAGGCACGTTGGCTCGCGATGTGGAGACCGAGGATGTCTCCATGGCGATGGTCCGCTTCGCCAATGGAGCCATGGTGTCCATGGTCAACAGCCTGCTCTCCCCCCGCGAGACCAGTTACCTGCGCTTCGACTTCCCGGAGGCCACGGTCGAGCTGTCCCACCTCTACGGCTACGACAACTCCCACTGGACGTGGACCCCCGCACCCCACCGGGCCGACGCCACGGCCGCAGAGCTGGGAGCACCGCTCGACGACGAGGCCAGTTCGCATGCCGCACAACTGCGCGTACTGCTGGGGTCGCTGCGCGCCGGAGAACGCCCGGAGACCAGTGGTGACGACGGTCGCCGCGCCCTGGCCTTCATCGCCGCCCTGTACGAGTCGGCGACGACCGGGCGCGCCGTCACCCCGGACATGATCACCACGGCCAACCCCTACTACCACTCCATGAACGGTCTCCTCGCCGCCGCCCAGGACAACGACGCCAAGGAGAAAACCGGTGTCTGA
- a CDS encoding cupin domain-containing protein codes for MTALPDFPGAVGLSQLDVYPWPTADDEHGGSPHMHLVCAECYVVVSGRGRLETLNYRGHTTTELRPGDTVWFTPGTIHRAINDEDLRVVVVMQNSGLPEAGDAVMTFPPAHLSAETYPDAASLLDADGNPTPERARERRDLAVEGFRELTRQWRRGNRSAYEDFCAAAVRLVQPRLDAWEKTVNDAALAAAQAALWQISALRNGDFNHLFKATVSRIAQPPRQTLGMCGFLRAYDPVRRAGTSAEPQ; via the coding sequence ATGACCGCACTCCCCGACTTCCCCGGAGCCGTGGGGCTCAGCCAGCTCGACGTGTACCCCTGGCCCACGGCGGACGACGAACACGGCGGCTCCCCCCACATGCACCTCGTCTGCGCGGAGTGCTACGTCGTGGTCAGTGGCCGCGGTCGGCTGGAGACCCTCAACTACAGGGGCCACACGACGACCGAGCTGCGCCCCGGAGACACGGTCTGGTTCACCCCGGGCACGATCCACCGCGCCATCAACGACGAAGACCTGCGGGTGGTCGTCGTCATGCAGAACAGCGGCCTTCCCGAGGCGGGTGATGCGGTCATGACCTTCCCGCCCGCGCACCTCTCCGCCGAGACCTACCCGGACGCGGCCTCGCTCCTCGACGCCGACGGCAACCCCACCCCCGAGCGCGCCCGGGAACGCAGGGACCTGGCCGTCGAGGGGTTCAGGGAGCTGACGCGGCAGTGGCGGCGCGGCAACCGCTCGGCGTACGAGGACTTCTGCGCGGCAGCCGTGCGACTCGTCCAGCCACGCCTGGACGCCTGGGAGAAGACAGTCAACGACGCTGCGCTGGCCGCCGCACAGGCGGCGCTGTGGCAGATCAGCGCGCTGCGGAACGGCGACTTCAACCACCTGTTCAAGGCGACCGTCTCGCGTATCGCGCAACCGCCCCGGCAGACCCTGGGCATGTGCGGTTTCCTGCGCGCCTACGACCCGGTCCGCCGGGCCGGCACATCGGCCGAGCCTCAGTGA
- a CDS encoding PmoA family protein: MSDAHFRIEHDDAGTEFVVSAAGTELATYVYRPDSPLEESPKPYLYPLKTLSGAPVGVYRPWDHRWHKGLQMTWSHLSGDNFWGGPTFEHGAPGHGYVWRENHGQQVHRAFDRQDDTGSEVSVVQALDWFASSDEVWIDETRTLRFHSADTDDGVWALDFTTALTNVHHEPLALGSPTTHGRPNAGYTGLFWRGPRAWTGADVIADGGHEGDAVMGTQGAWAAITGEHDEIDGGATVLAYAGATSASVPLKWFARSSAFACLNPSPAFDTEIKLEPGEILRLSHRFVFIDRTVGRRELEPIAQRFAP; this comes from the coding sequence GTGTCTGACGCCCACTTCAGGATCGAGCACGACGACGCCGGGACCGAGTTCGTGGTGTCGGCCGCAGGCACGGAGCTCGCCACGTACGTCTACCGGCCGGACAGTCCGCTCGAGGAATCCCCCAAGCCGTATCTCTACCCGTTGAAGACCCTCTCCGGTGCGCCCGTGGGTGTCTACCGGCCCTGGGACCACCGCTGGCACAAGGGCCTGCAGATGACCTGGTCGCACCTGTCCGGCGACAACTTCTGGGGCGGGCCCACCTTCGAACATGGCGCGCCCGGCCATGGCTACGTCTGGCGCGAGAACCACGGCCAGCAGGTACACCGCGCCTTCGACCGGCAGGACGACACCGGCAGCGAGGTGTCGGTCGTCCAGGCCCTGGACTGGTTCGCCTCCAGCGACGAGGTGTGGATCGACGAGACCCGCACCCTTCGCTTCCACAGCGCCGACACCGACGACGGTGTCTGGGCACTGGACTTCACCACCGCCCTGACCAACGTTCACCACGAGCCCCTGGCACTGGGCAGCCCCACCACACACGGCCGCCCCAACGCCGGCTACACAGGACTGTTCTGGCGCGGACCCCGGGCCTGGACCGGCGCGGACGTCATCGCCGACGGGGGCCATGAAGGCGACGCCGTCATGGGCACCCAGGGCGCCTGGGCGGCCATCACCGGCGAGCACGACGAGATCGACGGCGGTGCCACGGTACTCGCCTACGCCGGCGCCACCAGCGCCTCCGTCCCGCTGAAGTGGTTCGCCCGCAGCAGCGCCTTCGCCTGTCTCAACCCGTCGCCCGCCTTCGACACCGAGATCAAGCTCGAACCCGGTGAGATCCTTCGCCTGAGCCACCGCTTCGTGTTCATCGACCGCACGGTGGGCCGCCGTGAACTCGAGCCGATCGCCCAGAGGTTCGCGCCATGA
- a CDS encoding cyclase family protein, translating into MALPWNTMPGPDNGRPALHHLTELGDVEPPEPTCHKDFIAADYHGKGVSHLDALSHIAYRGQLYDGRRARVRRCQVGPVRRGRRPRSPGDPGVLLDMPAVLGRDWLEPGTAVHAEDVLAAEKVLGVTIGEGDAVLLRSGHFRRRRELGAWNPDEASAGFHAVAMPLLAERGIALLGGDGDSDVRPSPVEGVSSPCTPWPSPP; encoded by the coding sequence ATGGCTCTGCCGTGGAACACGATGCCCGGCCCCGACAATGGCAGGCCCGCCCTGCATCACCTGACGGAGCTGGGCGACGTCGAGCCGCCGGAGCCCACCTGCCACAAGGACTTCATCGCCGCGGACTATCACGGCAAGGGCGTCAGCCACCTGGACGCGCTGTCGCACATCGCCTACCGCGGGCAGTTGTACGACGGGCGTCGCGCGCGAGTCCGTCGATGCCAAGTGGGCCCGGTTCGGCGCGGTCGACGCCCTCGGTCCCCTGGTGACCCGGGTGTCCTGCTCGACATGCCCGCCGTGCTCGGCCGCGACTGGCTGGAGCCCGGCACGGCCGTGCACGCCGAGGACGTCCTGGCGGCCGAGAAGGTCCTCGGTGTGACCATCGGCGAGGGTGACGCCGTCCTGCTGCGCTCGGGTCACTTCCGTCGCCGCCGGGAGCTCGGTGCCTGGAACCCCGACGAGGCCAGTGCCGGCTTCCATGCGGTCGCCATGCCGTTGCTCGCCGAGCGCGGCATCGCCCTGCTGGGCGGTGACGGCGACAGCGATGTGCGGCCCTCTCCGGTCGAGGGCGTGTCCTCCCCGTGCACGCCCTGGCCATCACCGCCATAG
- a CDS encoding RICIN domain-containing protein — protein MTMQRRTFLRMSAAGATGVSLSLLVAGQAPAAVGPLDTAPTTPFAVGVRRYDWTRGSRPCTTYVYYPATGTPGGSPVTNAPVAGGVFPVYNFTHGFGSSPQNSLFIIRALASAGFVVPAPHFNHNFNDVNNGNTSKDVSQILTNTLALNASGPLAGHINTAIGVGVSGHSLGGMVTHGLLTSWPDSRIVSANPQSCVDMGNPASSVRAKVLFVHGDRDSTTSYSSARQAYSEMTWPKAFLTFVGGSHTSFWSDQRFPRTVVDWARWTMYGDTAARDRLPADASGSNTRWEAQLGDTPGGPAAYTLVAQHSGKAADIYEASTAAGARLVQWATNSRSNQQFEFVDAGDGHVRVKARHSGLFLQPTGTATGADIVQQAGSGATGQQWRVVDHGGDVISLVNRESGLAMDVWEYSTADGARISQWTYTGNPNQRFTRRRV, from the coding sequence ATGACCATGCAACGACGGACATTCCTCAGGATGAGCGCGGCCGGAGCGACGGGCGTGAGTCTGTCCTTGCTCGTCGCGGGGCAGGCACCAGCCGCCGTCGGGCCGTTGGACACGGCGCCGACCACGCCGTTCGCGGTCGGCGTGCGCCGGTATGACTGGACCCGCGGCAGCCGACCGTGCACCACCTACGTCTACTACCCCGCCACCGGCACCCCCGGCGGCAGCCCGGTGACGAACGCCCCGGTCGCAGGCGGTGTCTTCCCCGTCTACAACTTCACCCACGGCTTCGGAAGCAGCCCGCAGAACTCCCTGTTCATCATCCGGGCCCTGGCCTCGGCGGGCTTCGTCGTCCCCGCCCCGCACTTCAACCACAACTTCAACGACGTCAACAACGGCAACACCTCCAAGGACGTCTCCCAGATCCTCACCAACACGCTCGCCCTCAACGCGAGCGGACCGCTGGCCGGCCACATCAACACAGCGATCGGCGTAGGCGTGTCGGGCCACTCCCTGGGTGGCATGGTCACCCACGGCCTGCTGACCTCCTGGCCCGACAGCCGGATCGTCTCCGCCAACCCGCAGTCCTGCGTCGACATGGGCAACCCCGCCAGCTCGGTCCGCGCCAAGGTCCTGTTCGTCCACGGCGACCGGGACTCGACCACGTCGTATTCCTCGGCCCGGCAGGCGTACTCGGAGATGACCTGGCCCAAGGCGTTCCTCACCTTCGTCGGCGGCAGCCACACCAGCTTCTGGAGCGACCAGCGCTTCCCGAGGACCGTCGTCGACTGGGCCCGCTGGACCATGTACGGCGACACCGCCGCACGGGACCGCCTCCCGGCCGACGCGTCCGGGTCCAACACCAGGTGGGAAGCCCAGCTGGGTGACACACCCGGCGGCCCGGCCGCTTACACCCTGGTGGCCCAGCACAGCGGCAAGGCCGCCGACATCTACGAGGCCTCCACCGCCGCCGGCGCCCGGCTCGTCCAGTGGGCCACCAACAGTCGCTCCAACCAGCAATTCGAATTTGTGGACGCCGGCGACGGCCACGTCCGCGTCAAGGCCCGGCACAGTGGCCTGTTCCTCCAGCCCACGGGCACCGCGACCGGCGCGGACATCGTCCAACAGGCCGGCAGCGGCGCCACCGGCCAGCAGTGGCGCGTGGTCGACCACGGCGGTGACGTGATCAGCCTCGTCAACCGGGAGTCCGGCCTGGCCATGGACGTCTGGGAGTACTCGACCGCCGACGGCGCCCGGATCTCCCAGTGGACCTACACCGGCAACCCCAACCAGCGCTTCACCCGCCGCCGCGTCTGA
- a CDS encoding histidine kinase: MNSWHVIAGPTAPGVRRRRRLYAVCVGVMILAAGTDLLEAGLAAAPGAQDGYTVTPWLQPATVLPLCLAAVLWPVDRRPAWVSPALRIAVPAGASVALTVVAVLADWQMAFGLGEVASLLYLLLVAVRSCPGWWATAFVGLFGVAVVILPARFSTDSTAAGGIGLGLLFPVMVTAGLGGYLRFLDHRRRAMVNRTRRSERLAMAADLHDFVAHHVTGILVQTQMAQMMATDPDQLRPVLRNIETSATEALASMRRTVGLLREAPACTAAADGTNRPLGDLAALPSLVEGFQSGPVGPKVVVHRDPAVPDDLPPEVQAAAYRIVQEALTNVRRHAADADEVTVDLVHDGRALTVAVRDDGRGGTRIPQAARGGGFGLVGLTERVTALGGGLRTGPRPTGQGWEVTAVLPTASSART; the protein is encoded by the coding sequence GTGAACTCTTGGCACGTGATCGCCGGGCCGACCGCTCCAGGCGTTCGTCGGCGCAGAAGGCTGTACGCGGTCTGTGTGGGCGTGATGATTTTGGCGGCCGGCACGGATCTGCTGGAAGCGGGCCTAGCGGCGGCACCGGGCGCGCAGGACGGGTACACCGTGACGCCGTGGCTGCAGCCTGCCACAGTGCTGCCGCTCTGCCTGGCCGCGGTGCTCTGGCCCGTCGACAGGCGGCCTGCGTGGGTCAGTCCTGCGCTGCGCATCGCCGTACCCGCCGGGGCCTCGGTGGCGTTGACGGTGGTCGCTGTCCTGGCCGACTGGCAGATGGCTTTCGGCCTGGGGGAAGTGGCATCCCTGCTGTACCTGTTGCTGGTTGCCGTCCGTTCCTGCCCCGGGTGGTGGGCGACGGCGTTCGTGGGGCTGTTCGGTGTGGCCGTCGTCATCCTGCCCGCCAGGTTTTCCACGGACTCCACCGCAGCCGGAGGAATCGGGCTGGGGCTCCTGTTTCCGGTCATGGTGACCGCCGGACTGGGCGGCTACCTGCGCTTCCTCGATCACCGCCGCCGCGCGATGGTCAACAGGACCCGCCGGAGTGAACGCCTCGCGATGGCCGCCGACCTGCACGACTTCGTCGCCCACCACGTCACGGGGATCCTGGTCCAGACGCAGATGGCCCAGATGATGGCCACCGACCCGGACCAGCTGCGTCCCGTGCTGCGGAACATCGAAACATCAGCCACCGAGGCCCTGGCCTCCATGCGGCGCACCGTCGGCCTGCTGCGCGAGGCCCCGGCCTGCACCGCCGCAGCCGACGGCACGAACCGTCCGCTCGGCGATCTGGCGGCGCTCCCGAGCCTGGTCGAGGGCTTCCAAAGCGGGCCCGTCGGCCCCAAGGTCGTCGTGCACCGTGATCCCGCCGTACCCGACGATCTCCCGCCCGAGGTACAGGCAGCCGCCTACCGCATCGTCCAGGAGGCCCTGACCAACGTCCGCCGCCACGCCGCCGACGCCGACGAGGTCACCGTGGACCTGGTCCACGACGGCCGCGCGTTGACGGTGGCCGTGCGCGACGACGGCCGCGGCGGCACCCGGATCCCGCAGGCCGCGCGGGGCGGTGGCTTCGGTCTCGTCGGCCTCACCGAACGCGTCACCGCCCTCGGCGGCGGACTGCGCACCGGACCCCGCCCCACCGGCCAGGGCTGGGAGGTCACGGCGGTGCTGCCGACGGCCTCATCAGCCAGGACGTGA
- a CDS encoding family 43 glycosylhydrolase, with protein MKGDIVRQRPRVVSKYWKLAAAALLSVALAAPLSASTAAAETPATETSATKTSATALQDQGAAAGPAKDRGLEYLVSDYQTRTPSKYTAGSWKPFAKALKTAADVAGDTSATTSEVADAKTALMTAAADLKAADEGTFQTITNNTFWNDTSGNPIYSQGGGVFKFGDTYYWYGVHYTGAELYRANPTRKYDGNVSFVSIPVYSSKDLVNWKFENRVATRSTGVGSGANLGGAGWVGRLGVSYNENTGKYVLAVQMWHTGRGGHGVLLLQGDSPTDTFDYGYFQTQITNSPTTGTGDQTVFTDDNGKDYLIFSNREGRSRGFVAKFRESDSLRIEPGVEIRRGDGREGNAMFKLDGKYYHAASDLHGWNTSVNYVNESTSSNVQGSYSSEYVLAGTEMDYSHVTQTGFFVTVKGTKQNTVIYAGDRWADFAWNGIGYNQWVPITKTGARPQFHSVSQWQFNVTTGEWRVGQANNYILNPDIQADRIIVSSVRGWRNLGGSVTNVNGGVNGSRFALQVSNSGGVEQRIASVPAGTYTLSLHARGSAGQVVITGANGSQRTLGIPSSSGWAKRELTGIQLPSGAATVTVRASGSGGVIVDQLSLVKTSPDTPPPPGRYEAETAPAVCQGTIDSNQAGFSGSGFCNGSAAAGAFAQFTVTRATAGTATVAIRFANGSSSGARPANLIVNGTTVGTVSFESTGAWTTWSTKTATVSLNAGSNTIRLDPTTAAGLPNVDYLDVGAGTA; from the coding sequence ATGAAAGGTGACATCGTGAGGCAAAGACCGCGTGTCGTTTCGAAGTACTGGAAGTTGGCCGCCGCCGCGTTGTTGTCCGTGGCGTTAGCGGCACCGCTTTCGGCGAGCACCGCTGCCGCAGAGACACCGGCAACGGAGACGTCGGCCACGAAGACATCGGCCACGGCGCTCCAGGACCAGGGTGCCGCTGCTGGACCAGCGAAAGATCGCGGCCTCGAGTACCTGGTGTCCGACTACCAGACCCGCACTCCGTCGAAGTACACGGCCGGCTCCTGGAAACCCTTCGCCAAGGCGTTGAAGACCGCGGCCGATGTCGCCGGCGACACGTCGGCCACCACGTCGGAGGTCGCCGACGCGAAGACGGCTCTGATGACCGCCGCCGCCGATCTGAAGGCCGCTGACGAGGGCACCTTCCAGACCATCACGAACAACACCTTCTGGAACGACACCAGCGGCAACCCCATCTATTCGCAGGGTGGCGGAGTCTTCAAGTTCGGCGACACTTACTACTGGTACGGCGTGCACTACACCGGCGCCGAGCTCTACCGGGCCAATCCGACGAGGAAGTACGACGGGAACGTCAGCTTCGTCTCGATCCCCGTGTACTCGTCCAAGGACCTGGTGAACTGGAAGTTCGAGAACCGCGTCGCGACGCGTTCCACCGGCGTGGGCAGCGGCGCCAACCTGGGGGGTGCGGGCTGGGTCGGGCGGCTCGGCGTCTCGTACAACGAGAACACCGGCAAGTACGTGCTCGCCGTGCAGATGTGGCACACAGGCAGGGGCGGGCACGGCGTTCTGCTGCTGCAGGGCGACTCACCCACCGACACCTTCGACTACGGCTACTTCCAGACCCAGATCACCAACTCGCCCACGACCGGCACCGGGGATCAGACCGTCTTCACCGACGACAACGGCAAGGACTACCTGATCTTCTCCAACCGCGAAGGACGGTCGCGCGGCTTCGTGGCCAAGTTCCGGGAGTCCGACTCGCTGCGGATCGAGCCAGGCGTGGAGATCCGCCGCGGCGACGGTCGCGAGGGCAACGCCATGTTCAAGCTCGACGGCAAGTACTACCACGCGGCGTCGGACCTGCACGGCTGGAACACCTCGGTCAACTACGTCAATGAGTCGACCAGCAGCAACGTCCAGGGCTCGTACAGCAGCGAGTACGTCCTTGCCGGCACCGAGATGGACTACAGCCACGTGACCCAGACCGGGTTCTTCGTGACGGTCAAGGGCACCAAGCAGAACACGGTGATCTACGCCGGCGACCGCTGGGCCGACTTCGCCTGGAACGGCATCGGGTACAACCAGTGGGTGCCGATCACGAAGACCGGCGCGAGGCCGCAGTTCCACTCGGTGAGCCAGTGGCAGTTCAACGTCACGACCGGAGAGTGGCGTGTCGGGCAGGCGAACAACTACATCCTCAACCCGGACATCCAGGCTGATCGCATCATCGTCTCCAGTGTGCGGGGATGGCGGAACCTCGGCGGTTCGGTGACCAACGTCAACGGTGGTGTGAACGGGTCTCGCTTCGCCCTCCAGGTGAGCAACAGCGGCGGCGTCGAGCAGCGGATCGCGTCGGTGCCCGCAGGCACCTACACCCTGTCCCTGCACGCTCGGGGTAGCGCCGGACAGGTCGTGATCACCGGCGCCAACGGCAGCCAACGCACCCTCGGCATCCCGTCGTCGAGCGGCTGGGCCAAGCGCGAGCTCACCGGCATCCAGCTACCCAGCGGGGCCGCCACCGTCACCGTGCGGGCGTCGGGTTCGGGCGGCGTGATCGTCGACCAGCTCTCACTCGTCAAGACCTCTCCCGACACACCACCGCCTCCGGGGCGTTACGAGGCAGAGACCGCGCCGGCGGTGTGTCAGGGCACGATCGACTCGAACCAGGCGGGCTTCTCCGGTAGCGGGTTCTGCAACGGCAGTGCCGCCGCGGGGGCCTTCGCGCAGTTCACGGTGACCCGGGCGACCGCTGGTACGGCAACGGTGGCGATCCGGTTCGCCAATGGCTCCAGTAGCGGTGCGAGGCCGGCGAACCTGATCGTCAACGGAACCACGGTGGGGACGGTTTCGTTCGAGTCCACCGGTGCGTGGACGACGTGGTCGACCAAGACCGCAACCGTCTCGTTGAACGCCGGCAGCAACACCATCCGGTTGGATCCGACCACGGCAGCCGGACTGCCCAACGTCGACTACCTCGATGTCGGTGCCGGCACTGCCTGA